In Acidobacteriota bacterium, the following are encoded in one genomic region:
- a CDS encoding molybdopterin-dependent oxidoreductase: MASPVLPKLVGERVKRREDPRLIQGHGTYVDDVKIAGLQHLAFKRSDIPHGRIRSIDVSAAAAMDGVEAVFTGAQIAGFLPPMRVATPFPAPEHRAVAVDRVRFVGEPVAVVVAADRYIARDAADAIAVDYEPLPAVVDPEAAMTGEPAVLHADFPNNVCVGPMPTGTGVRRGAVDDSAIEQAFAGADVTVSQRMVNHRLAPTSIEARGVVAWYEPGREALTIWSSTQNPHAVRTFVAEMLGLGEDRVRAIAPEVGGGFGAKINIYGEEYVAAALSKQLGLPVKWIEDRSEAFLATIHGRGSIAYIDLAATRDGRVLALKMRIIADIGAYNMLLTAGIPTLTMSMASNVYAFPAIRAELTEVFTNKTPTDAYRGAGRPEAIYYVERAMDMLARELGMEPADVRRRNFIPPDQFPFRTETGSVYDSGNYAGALDHALEAAGWEELKAERDAARADGRIVGLGLSMYVEVCGIGPSRGVWSGGWEHAQVTVERDGRISATTGASPHGQGNETTFAQMLADQFGIPMDHVTIHHGDTSVVKQGVGTFGSRSQAVGGTALHLAGAKVKTKMARFAALLLEAHEADLVFENGRIAVAGAPSSAKSFAEVAAYAYRPTRLPDGLDPGLSDESFFEPDNNTYPFGCHIALLEIDRDTGEPRLLRMVAVDDAGNLINPLIVEGQIHGGLAQGIGQAMVEEVVYGEDGQPVTGSLMDYALPRASDFPRFELSNTVTPTPCNPLGAKGVGEAGTIGSTPCIVNAAVDALSPFGVRHVDMMLRPEKLWRIINGAGSAPETGGGEGEGTGGAS; this comes from the coding sequence ATGGCGTCCCCGGTCCTTCCGAAGCTGGTCGGCGAACGCGTCAAGCGACGTGAGGATCCGCGCCTGATTCAGGGGCACGGCACCTACGTCGACGACGTGAAGATCGCCGGCCTGCAGCATCTGGCGTTCAAGCGGAGCGACATTCCGCACGGCCGGATCCGCTCCATCGACGTGAGCGCCGCCGCCGCGATGGACGGCGTCGAAGCGGTCTTCACGGGGGCACAGATCGCCGGGTTCCTGCCGCCGATGCGGGTAGCCACGCCGTTCCCGGCGCCCGAACACCGCGCGGTGGCGGTGGACAGGGTCCGCTTCGTCGGCGAACCGGTCGCGGTGGTGGTCGCCGCCGACCGCTACATCGCGCGCGATGCCGCGGACGCGATCGCCGTCGACTACGAACCGCTCCCGGCGGTCGTCGACCCGGAAGCGGCCATGACCGGCGAGCCCGCTGTCCTGCATGCCGACTTCCCCAACAACGTGTGCGTCGGACCGATGCCGACGGGGACCGGCGTCCGGCGGGGCGCGGTCGACGACAGCGCGATCGAGCAGGCGTTCGCCGGCGCTGATGTCACCGTTTCACAGCGGATGGTGAACCATCGCCTGGCTCCAACGTCCATCGAGGCCCGCGGCGTCGTCGCCTGGTACGAGCCGGGCAGGGAGGCGCTGACCATCTGGTCGTCGACACAGAATCCACACGCCGTTCGGACGTTCGTTGCCGAGATGCTTGGCCTCGGCGAGGATCGGGTCCGCGCCATCGCTCCGGAGGTTGGGGGTGGCTTCGGCGCCAAGATCAACATCTACGGGGAGGAGTACGTCGCGGCGGCGCTGTCGAAGCAGCTCGGCCTGCCGGTCAAATGGATCGAGGATCGCTCCGAGGCGTTCCTGGCGACCATCCACGGCCGCGGCTCGATCGCCTACATCGATCTGGCCGCCACCCGCGACGGGCGCGTGCTCGCGCTGAAGATGCGGATCATCGCCGACATCGGCGCGTACAACATGCTGCTGACGGCCGGAATTCCGACGTTGACGATGTCGATGGCGAGCAACGTCTATGCCTTCCCGGCGATCCGCGCCGAGCTGACGGAGGTCTTCACCAACAAGACGCCGACCGATGCCTACCGGGGGGCCGGGCGGCCGGAAGCGATCTACTACGTCGAACGGGCGATGGACATGCTGGCGCGCGAACTGGGGATGGAACCCGCCGACGTGCGCCGCCGGAACTTCATTCCGCCCGATCAGTTCCCGTTCCGGACCGAGACGGGCTCCGTGTACGACTCGGGCAACTACGCGGGGGCGCTCGATCACGCGCTCGAGGCAGCCGGCTGGGAAGAGCTCAAGGCGGAACGGGACGCCGCCCGCGCCGACGGACGCATCGTCGGTCTGGGCCTGTCGATGTACGTCGAGGTGTGCGGCATCGGCCCGTCTCGCGGGGTCTGGTCGGGTGGCTGGGAGCACGCCCAGGTGACGGTGGAGCGAGACGGCCGCATCAGCGCCACGACCGGCGCTTCTCCTCACGGTCAGGGGAACGAGACAACGTTCGCCCAGATGCTGGCCGACCAGTTCGGCATCCCGATGGACCACGTCACGATCCACCATGGCGACACGAGTGTCGTCAAGCAGGGAGTCGGCACCTTCGGCAGCCGGTCGCAAGCGGTGGGGGGCACGGCGCTGCACCTGGCGGGCGCGAAGGTGAAGACGAAGATGGCGCGGTTCGCGGCACTGCTGCTCGAGGCGCACGAGGCCGATCTGGTGTTCGAGAACGGACGGATCGCGGTCGCGGGCGCGCCGTCGTCCGCGAAGTCGTTCGCCGAGGTTGCAGCGTACGCTTACCGGCCGACCAGGCTGCCCGACGGGCTCGACCCGGGTCTGAGCGACGAGTCGTTCTTCGAACCCGACAACAACACGTATCCGTTCGGCTGCCACATCGCGCTGCTCGAGATCGACCGCGACACCGGCGAACCGAGGCTGCTCCGGATGGTGGCGGTGGACGATGCGGGCAACCTGATCAACCCGCTAATCGTCGAGGGACAGATCCACGGCGGCCTGGCCCAGGGAATCGGGCAGGCGATGGTGGAGGAGGTGGTCTACGGCGAGGACGGCCAGCCGGTTACGGGCTCGTTGATGGATTACGCGCTGCCCCGGGCGAGCGACTTCCCGCGGTTCGAACTGTCGAACACGGTGACCCCGACGCCGTGCAATCCCCTCGGCGCGAAGGGCGTGGGCGAAGCGGGCACGATCGGCTCCACGCCCTGCATCGTCAACGCCGCGGTCGACGCGCTCAGCCCATTCGGCGTGCGGCACGTCGACATGATGCTGCGGCCGGAGAAGCTCTGGCGGATCATTAACGGCGCCGGCAGCGCACCGGAGACAGGCGGCGGCGAGGGCGAGGGCACGGGAGGCGCGTCGTGA
- a CDS encoding DUF1552 domain-containing protein yields the protein MIVTRKAIPRRTVLRGIGASLALPFLDSMAPAFAAIRKSAANPVRRFGVVYVPNGMAMRHFTPATEGEGFEISRILKPVEQFADQMHVLTGLNGVPSNAGVHASAATRFLTGVTPARTESDLQAGVSVDQLVARSFEQHTQLASLELALDSRDVSGSCDVGFSCTYTNTIAWRSESTPLPGENNPRAVFERLFGDAGTTDTSVRMAQIRKERSILDSVTDKIDALQQGLGPNDRIRVDEYLDAVRDIERRIQKAEEQSDRELPEVDQPAGVPATYEEHAKLMFDLMLLAYQTDLTRVSTYMLAREISGRTYPEIGVPDSHHPTSHHRNDPTLYEKIAKINEFHIGLFGYFLEKARATPDGDGSLLDHMMLLYGAGMSDSNAHDNKGLPIVLVGGGSGTLKPGSRHLVYKDKTPATNLHLTILDKMGVPVDKIADSTGPLDLLPVS from the coding sequence ATGATCGTCACTCGGAAAGCGATTCCGCGGCGGACCGTTTTGCGGGGCATTGGCGCGTCCCTTGCGCTGCCGTTCCTCGACAGCATGGCGCCAGCGTTTGCGGCCATCCGCAAGTCGGCGGCGAACCCGGTTCGCCGGTTCGGTGTGGTCTACGTCCCGAACGGGATGGCGATGCGCCACTTCACACCGGCGACGGAGGGTGAAGGCTTTGAGATCTCCCGCATCCTGAAGCCGGTGGAGCAGTTCGCCGATCAGATGCACGTTCTGACCGGGCTGAACGGGGTGCCGAGCAACGCCGGCGTCCACGCCAGCGCGGCAACCCGCTTCCTCACCGGCGTAACGCCAGCGCGGACCGAGTCGGATCTCCAGGCCGGAGTTTCCGTCGATCAGTTGGTCGCGCGGAGCTTCGAGCAGCACACGCAGCTCGCGTCGCTCGAACTGGCGCTCGACAGCCGTGACGTTTCGGGTTCCTGCGACGTCGGGTTCAGTTGCACCTACACGAACACAATCGCCTGGCGCAGCGAGTCGACTCCGTTGCCGGGGGAGAACAACCCGCGCGCCGTCTTCGAGCGCCTCTTCGGCGATGCCGGGACGACCGACACATCCGTTCGGATGGCCCAGATCCGGAAGGAGCGGAGCATTCTCGATTCGGTCACCGACAAGATCGACGCGCTGCAGCAGGGCCTCGGCCCCAACGATCGGATCCGCGTTGACGAGTATCTGGACGCCGTGCGCGATATCGAGCGCCGCATCCAGAAGGCGGAGGAGCAAAGCGACCGCGAGTTGCCGGAAGTGGATCAGCCGGCCGGCGTGCCGGCGACCTACGAGGAGCACGCCAAGCTGATGTTCGACCTGATGCTCCTCGCGTATCAGACCGACCTGACGAGGGTCAGCACGTACATGCTGGCTCGCGAGATCAGCGGGCGGACCTATCCGGAGATCGGGGTGCCCGACTCGCACCACCCGACGTCGCACCATCGGAACGACCCGACCCTCTACGAGAAGATTGCCAAGATCAACGAATTCCACATCGGGCTCTTCGGCTACTTCCTCGAGAAGGCGCGGGCGACTCCGGATGGCGATGGCAGCCTGCTCGATCACATGATGCTGCTCTACGGCGCCGGCATGTCGGACAGCAACGCGCACGACAACAAGGGACTGCCGATCGTGCTCGTGGGCGGCGGGTCCGGCACGCTCAAGCCGGGCAGCCGGCATCTCGTCTACAAGGACAAGACGCCTGCGACCAACCTCCACCTCACCATCCTCGACAAGATGGGGGTGCCGGTCGACAAGATCGCGGACAGCACCGGCCCGCTCGATTTGCTGCCCGTCAGCTAG
- a CDS encoding cytochrome c, translating into MTRWISFAAVVAVLMLGSAPAVAQDHPTYNGGVGQLLLDNCASCHRPNQVAPMSLLSYGDARPWARAIKAKVASREMPPWFADPRFGTFENDTSLSDDEIATIVAWVDAGAPEGDGLAPEPPVFSEAGWSHPEGLEPDYVIEFPIAWHIDADGETPNFNLYTPLPFDDVMQVSATQVRPGNYAATHHITTGLVNLPVGVKLGRGAAWAGGPMVDYVPVEDPDADPEEVAAAEEAEREQQQDEDARDGRNDADAEERARARSGFGPYIPGVGAELVKPGQKREIRGDLFDYIIWNLHYQATGKPETARPAIGAWLASDDAENFERTMFLREYTSENEQLVAPPPLTPEERRAAAASRQVGQGLNPLLAPIPPNDANWTVTGIGAFQNDAFIQSLFLHMHVRGKDVTYVLTRPDGTEEILLRVPNYSFDWQFEYDLTEPVFAPAGSTVKAIARYDNSRTNRLNPAPHKEVYWSEQSWDDMFLANVSYTLKDGEPASED; encoded by the coding sequence ATGACCCGATGGATCAGTTTCGCTGCCGTCGTCGCCGTGCTTATGCTGGGATCGGCGCCCGCCGTGGCCCAGGATCATCCCACCTACAACGGAGGGGTGGGGCAGCTCCTGCTCGACAATTGCGCCAGTTGCCACCGGCCGAACCAGGTGGCGCCGATGTCGCTGCTGTCTTACGGCGACGCGCGGCCGTGGGCGCGGGCGATCAAGGCGAAAGTGGCATCCCGCGAAATGCCGCCCTGGTTCGCCGATCCGCGGTTCGGCACGTTCGAGAACGACACGAGCCTGAGCGACGACGAGATCGCCACGATCGTCGCCTGGGTGGATGCGGGTGCGCCGGAAGGAGATGGCCTGGCGCCGGAGCCGCCGGTCTTTTCGGAAGCGGGCTGGAGCCATCCCGAGGGACTCGAGCCGGACTACGTGATCGAGTTTCCGATAGCGTGGCATATCGACGCCGACGGTGAGACGCCCAACTTCAACTTGTACACGCCACTGCCGTTCGACGACGTGATGCAGGTGTCCGCCACGCAGGTGCGGCCGGGCAACTACGCGGCCACCCACCACATCACGACCGGCCTGGTGAACCTGCCTGTCGGCGTGAAACTGGGACGTGGAGCCGCCTGGGCGGGCGGACCGATGGTCGACTACGTGCCGGTGGAGGATCCGGATGCCGACCCGGAGGAGGTTGCCGCCGCGGAGGAAGCGGAACGGGAGCAGCAGCAGGACGAGGACGCGCGTGACGGCCGGAACGACGCCGACGCGGAGGAGCGTGCGCGCGCGCGGTCCGGCTTCGGTCCCTATATTCCGGGTGTGGGCGCCGAACTGGTGAAGCCGGGGCAGAAGCGCGAGATCCGCGGCGACCTCTTCGACTACATCATCTGGAACCTCCACTACCAGGCGACCGGCAAGCCCGAGACCGCACGGCCGGCGATCGGGGCCTGGCTGGCGTCGGATGACGCCGAGAACTTCGAGCGGACCATGTTTCTGCGCGAGTACACGTCCGAAAACGAGCAGTTGGTCGCGCCGCCACCCCTCACCCCGGAGGAGCGCCGCGCCGCCGCTGCGTCGCGCCAGGTGGGCCAGGGGCTCAATCCACTGCTGGCTCCGATTCCGCCCAACGACGCGAACTGGACCGTCACGGGCATCGGCGCGTTCCAGAACGACGCGTTCATTCAGAGTCTGTTCCTCCACATGCACGTGCGGGGCAAGGACGTCACCTACGTGCTCACCCGCCCCGATGGAACGGAGGAGATCCTTCTGCGGGTGCCGAACTACAGCTTCGACTGGCAGTTCGAGTACGACCTGACCGAGCCCGTCTTCGCGCCGGCCGGTAGCACCGTCAAGGCGATTGCCCGCTACGACAACTCCCGGACGAACCGGCTGAACCCGGCTCCCCACAAGGAGGTGTACTGGTCGGAGCAGAGCTGGGACGACATGTTCCTGGCGAACGTCAGTTACACGCTCAAGGACGGAGAACCCGCGAGCGAGGACTGA
- a CDS encoding DUF1592 domain-containing protein, with the protein MRKRLFSAVGTAGLLLGVVAMAEAPAAQTQASASDAADVSPQRALVNQYCVTCHNERIVNGTAGAGRLADQLRLLGLTLDTADVDNVATDPELWEKVVRKLRVGAMPPQPRPRPDQETYDGFRRWLEDELDRAAAARPNPGRTAAFHRLNQAEYRNVIRDLLDLEVDVASLIPPDSPDQHGFDNIATSLSLSPALLERYVSAARKISRLAVGETPPGGAVIDTYDVPLNLIQTDQQSEDLPFGSRGGAAIRHHFPVDGEYRIQLRLQTNYVGYVRGIDDAHDVEIRLDGERVGHFTFGGEAPGMPAPISFSGNIRGTDDWEDYTLHADDGLQMTLFVPAGPHTLGVSFPRETWEEEGVLQPRQTGFALAINEMPDTNPRLASVQITGPLSVEGPGDTPTRRRIFTCRPEPGATEAEARACAREILSALARRAYRRPVEGADVSTLVAFYDDGFAEGGFERGVQLGIERLLADPDFLFRVIRDPVDAAPNAGYPISDVALASRLSFFLWSSIPDDELLDAVEQGTLRNPGVLEQQVRRMMADPRSQAMVDNFAGQWLYVRNMGGVSPDPNIFPQFDENLREAFETETELFIGNQLREDRSLLELLSADYTYVNERLAEHYGIPGVYGNRFRRVELDGLQRGGLLGHGSVMTVTSYPNRTSPVLRGKWVLENMLGAPPPEPPPDIPALEEETADGKPRSLREAMVEHRENPSCSVCHAPMDPIGFALQNYDAIGGWRDTNEGGTPVDASGVLPDGAAFTGREGLRNLLLDRPEDFVGTVTEKLLMYALGRGVEYYDSPVVREIVREAASEDYRWSSIILGIVRSDPFQMRRSGS; encoded by the coding sequence TTGCGAAAGCGGCTGTTCTCGGCGGTCGGTACGGCCGGGCTGCTGCTCGGCGTGGTCGCAATGGCGGAAGCGCCTGCCGCCCAGACTCAGGCGTCTGCCTCGGACGCGGCGGATGTCTCGCCGCAGCGGGCACTGGTCAACCAGTACTGCGTCACCTGCCACAACGAGCGAATCGTCAACGGGACGGCCGGCGCCGGCCGGCTCGCCGACCAATTGCGCCTGCTCGGCCTGACGCTCGACACGGCGGACGTCGACAACGTCGCGACCGATCCCGAACTGTGGGAGAAGGTGGTCCGGAAGCTCCGCGTGGGCGCGATGCCGCCGCAGCCCCGGCCGCGTCCCGATCAGGAGACCTACGACGGCTTCCGCCGCTGGCTGGAAGACGAGCTCGATCGCGCGGCCGCGGCGCGGCCGAATCCCGGGCGGACCGCCGCGTTCCACCGTCTCAACCAGGCCGAGTACCGGAACGTCATCCGCGACCTGCTCGACCTCGAGGTCGACGTCGCGTCGCTGATTCCGCCGGATTCACCCGACCAGCACGGCTTCGACAACATCGCCACGTCGCTGTCGCTCTCGCCCGCCCTGCTCGAGCGCTACGTCTCGGCGGCGCGGAAGATCAGCCGCCTGGCGGTGGGCGAAACGCCACCGGGCGGCGCGGTCATCGATACCTACGACGTCCCGCTCAACCTGATTCAGACCGATCAGCAGAGTGAGGACCTGCCGTTCGGATCTCGTGGCGGCGCCGCCATCCGTCACCACTTCCCGGTCGATGGCGAGTACCGGATCCAGTTGCGGTTGCAGACCAACTACGTCGGCTACGTGCGCGGCATCGATGACGCGCATGACGTGGAAATCCGGCTGGACGGCGAGCGGGTGGGCCACTTCACGTTCGGGGGTGAGGCGCCCGGGATGCCCGCGCCGATCAGCTTTTCCGGCAACATCCGCGGTACGGACGATTGGGAGGACTACACGCTGCACGCCGACGACGGTCTGCAGATGACGTTGTTCGTCCCGGCCGGCCCGCACACGCTCGGCGTCTCGTTCCCGCGTGAGACGTGGGAAGAGGAAGGTGTCCTGCAGCCTCGCCAGACGGGCTTCGCGCTCGCCATCAACGAGATGCCGGACACTAACCCGCGGCTCGCCAGCGTGCAGATCACCGGTCCGCTCAGCGTCGAGGGTCCAGGCGATACGCCGACGCGTCGCCGCATATTCACCTGCCGGCCGGAGCCGGGCGCGACCGAGGCTGAGGCGCGCGCTTGCGCCCGGGAGATCCTGTCCGCGCTTGCCCGCCGCGCGTACCGCCGGCCGGTGGAGGGTGCTGATGTCTCAACGCTGGTGGCGTTCTACGACGACGGCTTCGCGGAGGGGGGCTTTGAGCGCGGAGTGCAACTCGGCATCGAGCGGCTGCTCGCCGATCCCGACTTTCTCTTCCGGGTGATCCGCGATCCGGTCGACGCCGCGCCGAACGCCGGCTATCCGATTTCGGATGTCGCGCTGGCGTCGCGGTTGTCGTTCTTCCTCTGGAGCAGTATTCCGGACGACGAACTGCTCGATGCGGTCGAGCAGGGGACGCTGCGCAATCCCGGCGTTCTGGAGCAGCAGGTCCGGCGGATGATGGCCGATCCGCGCTCCCAGGCGATGGTCGACAACTTCGCCGGGCAGTGGCTCTATGTCCGGAACATGGGTGGCGTGAGCCCTGACCCGAACATCTTTCCCCAGTTTGACGAGAATCTGCGGGAGGCGTTCGAAACGGAGACCGAGCTGTTCATCGGCAATCAACTGCGCGAGGACCGAAGCCTTCTGGAATTGCTTTCGGCCGACTACACCTACGTCAATGAGCGCCTCGCCGAGCACTACGGGATACCTGGCGTCTACGGCAATCGGTTCCGCCGCGTCGAGCTCGACGGCCTGCAGCGGGGCGGCCTGCTCGGGCACGGCAGCGTGATGACGGTGACGTCGTACCCGAACCGTACGTCTCCGGTGCTGCGTGGCAAGTGGGTGCTGGAGAACATGCTCGGCGCGCCGCCGCCGGAGCCGCCGCCGGACATCCCGGCCCTGGAGGAGGAAACCGCCGACGGCAAGCCGCGCTCCCTCCGCGAGGCGATGGTGGAGCACCGCGAGAATCCGTCGTGCTCGGTCTGCCACGCGCCGATGGACCCGATCGGCTTCGCGCTGCAGAACTACGACGCGATCGGCGGCTGGCGCGACACCAACGAAGGGGGCACGCCGGTCGATGCTTCCGGCGTGCTTCCGGACGGAGCCGCCTTCACCGGGCGGGAGGGACTGCGCAACCTGCTTCTGGACCGCCCGGAGGACTTCGTCGGGACCGTCACCGAGAAGCTGTTGATGTATGCCCTGGGGCGCGGCGTGGAATACTACGACTCCCCGGTGGTGCGGGAAATCGTCCGAGAAGCGGCTAGCGAAGACTACCGCTGGTCGTCTATCATTCTGGGCATCGTTCGGAGCGATCCGTTTCAGATGCGGAGGTCAGGCTCATGA
- a CDS encoding pyrroloquinoline quinone-dependent dehydrogenase — MTARRATLALAAAFFASVAIPASAAAQQGAPNGEWTYYGGDVGGTKYSGLDQIDATNFNDLKIAWRWQSADAGLDLEALREIHEDLSLGNLKVTPLMVGGVVYVVTPLRLAVALDAGTGETIWVHNPEVVRDTKFSINSSNFSSRGGAYWRDGSDEFFYYGTPDGYLLALDARTGQPAAGFGDNGRVDLAAELPRNGRGRVDWKGHPFVSVNSPPLVARGVIVTPLSISDQPIAREQVPGWVQGVDARTGETRWMFKTVPESDDFGVDTWGGDSWRYTGGANVWSAFAADEELGFVYLPTGTPTNDYYGGHRPGDNLFAESIVALDIETGARQWYFQAVHHGVWDYDFPTHPNLVDVTVDGRPVKMLAQISKQGFTYVFDRVTGEPVWPIEERPVETDTDLPGEVLAPTQPFPTRPAPFEYQGSSIDDLVDFTPELREMAVEAVRNHRLGGLFSPPMLSVEGGMQGTIQRPALAGGANWGGSAVDPETGILYVPSVNAYSILKYVTPEEEGSDLNYTQGGFQTPSLMPQGLPLFKPPYSRMTAIDLNTGDHAWMRPNGDGDRFRNHPRLRDLDLPPVGGDGRGGPVLTKTLLVSALSAGGENNDGGPRLIARDKATGEIVGSLDLPGGAIGTPMTYLHEGRQYIALTVGGDVPELVAFALPD, encoded by the coding sequence ATGACGGCGCGGCGGGCGACGCTCGCGCTGGCTGCGGCGTTTTTCGCCAGCGTCGCGATCCCCGCGTCGGCTGCAGCGCAACAGGGCGCGCCGAACGGTGAGTGGACCTACTACGGCGGCGACGTGGGGGGCACCAAGTACTCCGGCCTGGATCAGATCGACGCCACCAACTTCAACGACCTGAAGATCGCCTGGCGCTGGCAGTCGGCCGATGCCGGCCTGGATCTCGAGGCGCTCCGCGAGATCCATGAAGACCTCAGCCTGGGCAACCTGAAGGTCACCCCGCTCATGGTCGGAGGTGTCGTCTACGTCGTGACGCCGCTCCGTCTCGCGGTGGCGCTCGACGCCGGGACCGGCGAGACGATCTGGGTGCACAACCCGGAGGTGGTCCGGGACACGAAGTTCTCCATCAACTCGAGCAACTTCAGCTCGCGGGGCGGCGCGTACTGGCGGGACGGCAGCGACGAGTTCTTCTACTACGGCACGCCCGACGGGTACCTGCTTGCCCTCGACGCCAGAACCGGGCAGCCGGCCGCGGGCTTCGGCGACAACGGCCGCGTCGACCTGGCGGCGGAGCTGCCGCGCAACGGTCGCGGCCGGGTCGACTGGAAGGGCCACCCGTTCGTGAGCGTCAACTCGCCGCCGCTCGTCGCCCGTGGCGTGATAGTCACGCCGCTCTCGATCTCCGATCAGCCGATTGCTCGCGAGCAGGTGCCGGGCTGGGTGCAGGGAGTGGACGCACGCACCGGCGAGACGCGGTGGATGTTCAAGACGGTGCCGGAATCGGATGACTTCGGCGTCGACACGTGGGGAGGCGATTCGTGGCGCTACACCGGTGGCGCCAACGTCTGGTCCGCCTTCGCGGCCGACGAGGAACTGGGCTTCGTCTATCTGCCGACCGGCACGCCGACCAACGACTACTACGGTGGCCACCGCCCGGGCGACAACCTCTTCGCGGAGAGCATCGTCGCCCTCGACATCGAAACGGGCGCGCGCCAGTGGTATTTCCAGGCGGTACACCACGGCGTCTGGGACTACGACTTCCCGACACACCCGAACCTGGTGGATGTCACGGTGGACGGGCGGCCCGTGAAGATGCTGGCGCAGATCAGCAAGCAGGGCTTTACCTACGTCTTCGATCGCGTGACCGGCGAGCCGGTCTGGCCTATCGAAGAGCGGCCGGTCGAGACGGACACCGACCTGCCGGGCGAGGTGCTTGCGCCCACGCAACCGTTTCCGACAAGGCCGGCGCCGTTCGAGTACCAGGGCTCATCGATCGACGACCTGGTCGACTTCACGCCGGAGCTGCGGGAGATGGCGGTCGAAGCGGTGCGGAACCACCGGCTGGGCGGGTTGTTCTCGCCTCCCATGCTGTCCGTCGAGGGAGGGATGCAGGGAACGATTCAACGCCCGGCGTTGGCCGGCGGCGCCAACTGGGGCGGCTCGGCCGTCGATCCCGAGACCGGCATCCTCTACGTCCCGTCGGTAAACGCCTATTCCATCCTGAAGTACGTCACTCCGGAAGAGGAGGGATCGGACCTCAACTACACGCAGGGCGGGTTTCAGACACCTTCCCTGATGCCACAGGGGCTTCCGCTGTTCAAGCCACCGTATTCCCGGATGACCGCCATCGATCTCAACACCGGCGATCATGCCTGGATGCGACCAAACGGCGACGGCGACCGTTTTCGCAACCACCCGCGCCTGCGCGACCTCGATCTCCCGCCCGTCGGGGGAGACGGCAGGGGTGGCCCGGTCCTCACGAAGACGCTCCTGGTTAGCGCGCTGTCCGCCGGCGGCGAGAACAACGACGGCGGCCCCCGGCTGATCGCCCGCGACAAGGCTACCGGCGAGATCGTCGGCTCGCTCGATCTACCCGGCGGCGCCATCGGCACTCCGATGACCTACCTGCACGAGGGCCGCCAGTACATCGCGCTCACTGTCGGCGGCGACGTGCCCGAGTTGGTGGCCTTCGCGCTGCCGGACTAG
- a CDS encoding xanthine dehydrogenase family protein subunit M has product MIPAAFEYERATSVDDAIARLKAAGGAGKLIAGGHSLVPLMKLRLSQPAVLIDLAHIPDFAGVREADRGGIIIGAGTTHHDVATSPLLRERCPAVADTAAVIGDPQVRNRGTIGGSLAHADPAADYPATMLALDASLRVAGPNGMRVVRADDFSQGMFTVDLAADEILTAVTFEPVRRAAYAKLPQRASRFAIVGVAAALEVEDGVVVSARVAVTGAAGSPSRLEGVERALAGRPATIEAMTAAATGAGVGLTDLNEDIHASAGYRRAMVEVFTRRALTAALARSDAV; this is encoded by the coding sequence GTGATCCCGGCGGCGTTCGAGTACGAACGGGCGACCTCCGTCGACGACGCGATCGCCAGGCTGAAGGCCGCGGGCGGCGCGGGCAAGCTGATTGCCGGCGGCCACAGCCTGGTGCCGCTCATGAAGCTGCGGCTGAGCCAGCCGGCGGTGCTGATAGACCTCGCGCACATTCCCGACTTTGCCGGCGTGCGCGAGGCGGACCGTGGTGGGATCATTATCGGCGCGGGGACGACGCACCACGACGTGGCGACATCACCGCTGCTGCGCGAGCGCTGCCCGGCGGTGGCGGACACGGCCGCGGTCATCGGCGACCCGCAGGTGCGGAACCGGGGGACGATCGGCGGCAGCCTCGCCCATGCCGACCCGGCGGCCGACTATCCGGCGACCATGTTGGCCCTCGATGCCTCGTTACGGGTCGCCGGGCCGAACGGCATGCGGGTCGTGCGGGCCGACGACTTTTCCCAGGGGATGTTCACGGTGGACCTCGCAGCGGACGAGATCCTGACCGCGGTGACATTCGAGCCGGTGCGGCGGGCAGCCTACGCGAAGCTCCCTCAGCGGGCCTCGCGCTTCGCCATCGTCGGCGTGGCGGCGGCGCTGGAAGTGGAGGATGGCGTCGTGGTCTCGGCGCGGGTGGCCGTCACCGGGGCGGCGGGATCGCCATCGCGGTTGGAAGGCGTCGAACGTGCTCTCGCCGGCCGGCCGGCGACGATTGAAGCCATGACCGCCGCAGCCACCGGCGCGGGCGTCGGGCTCACGGACCTGAACGAGGACATCCATGCGAGCGCCGGCTACCGGCGCGCGATGGTAGAGGTCTTCACGCGGCGCGCGCTGACCGCCGCACTGGCGCGGTCCGACGCAGTGTAG